The Tepidisphaeraceae bacterium genome contains a region encoding:
- a CDS encoding PQQ-dependent sugar dehydrogenase, producing MSRSRLTFTCIVLIALPIVASACRSLDKPADGKGVAFQPARRDFSQERMEQLKVPDGLKVNVFAKLDGEPRMLTTADDGTVYVTRRKNGDVLALRDGNGDGVADEPRTVVSGLKDVHGITLHDGKMYLASPTKLWAAPMKADGTVGDPKLLLDDLPEAGRHGNRTMKFGSDGKLYLSVGSSSNAEPEKNPEHATILRLNPDGTGREIFARGLRNTIGFGWHPQTGQMWGMDHGSDWRGDTVPPEELNRLQEGKDYGWPFVYGDRVVDPITDGDPPRGLSRQAYAQQTEPAVLTYKAHAAPMQMAFQAGDGLGADYNGDAFIPMRGSWNRGDPVGYSVARIRFDDSGQPTALEPFVTGWLIEDGKAHFARLAGLTIAKDGAILISDDTNGVIYRIARR from the coding sequence ATGTCCCGCAGCCGCCTGACCTTCACTTGCATCGTCCTCATCGCGTTGCCGATCGTCGCCAGCGCATGCCGTTCGCTCGACAAGCCCGCCGATGGTAAGGGAGTGGCGTTCCAGCCGGCCCGGAGGGACTTCAGCCAGGAACGGATGGAACAGCTGAAGGTGCCCGACGGCCTGAAGGTCAACGTCTTCGCGAAGCTGGACGGCGAGCCGCGCATGCTGACGACGGCCGACGATGGCACGGTCTACGTCACCCGCCGAAAGAACGGCGACGTGCTCGCGCTGCGCGACGGCAATGGGGACGGTGTCGCCGACGAGCCGCGCACGGTGGTGAGTGGGCTGAAGGACGTCCACGGCATCACGCTGCACGACGGCAAGATGTACCTCGCGTCGCCCACGAAGCTATGGGCCGCGCCGATGAAAGCCGACGGCACGGTGGGCGACCCAAAGCTGCTGCTCGACGATCTACCCGAGGCCGGCCGGCACGGTAATCGCACGATGAAGTTCGGTTCGGACGGGAAGCTGTACCTGTCGGTCGGCAGCAGCAGCAACGCCGAGCCGGAGAAGAATCCCGAACACGCGACGATCCTGCGACTGAACCCCGACGGCACCGGCCGAGAGATCTTCGCGCGCGGGCTGCGCAACACGATCGGCTTCGGCTGGCATCCGCAGACCGGCCAGATGTGGGGCATGGACCACGGCAGCGACTGGCGCGGTGACACGGTTCCGCCCGAGGAACTCAACCGGCTGCAGGAGGGCAAAGACTATGGATGGCCGTTCGTATACGGCGATCGCGTGGTCGACCCCATCACCGATGGTGATCCGCCGCGCGGCCTGTCGCGCCAGGCCTACGCGCAGCAGACCGAACCCGCGGTGCTCACCTACAAGGCCCACGCCGCCCCGATGCAGATGGCGTTCCAAGCCGGTGACGGGCTCGGCGCCGACTACAACGGTGACGCCTTCATTCCCATGCGCGGTTCGTGGAACCGGGGTGACCCAGTTGGCTACAGCGTCGCACGCATCCGCTTCGACGACAGTGGCCAACCCACCGCGCTCGAACCGTTCGTTACCGGCTGGCTGATCGAGGACGGCAAGGCCCACTTCGCCCGCCTGGCCGGGCTGACGATCGCCAAGGACGGCGCGATCCTGATTTCCGATGATACGAACGGTGTGATCTACCGCATCGCCCGGCGGTAG
- a CDS encoding AI-2E family transporter, whose product MSTLNDKETREPEVTTAAATKRVAIVLAWAFVTLVALWFFPAVKMLLLGILAAASVAALLHPLADRLPVRRGLAALIVGLAFVVTAAGAMGTIGWLLAGPIKREAQNWPQTREQINQHLDNWSDRLNLDQPLTTDLLIRRAASYMGSGDMAASMADILLKVLIALAFIFIGSIYFLADRHDRLINPVLPMLPKPRRAQLCDAAADLGPKLRWWLLGLLVSMSLVGLVSGIGYTIAGLKFALPLACLSAVAEIVPVIGPLIAFLVALLFASTQGATQVGGAVAVWGVVQTLESYVILPLVMKRAVKMPAIVTLFTVIFWSEVFGPAGLFMAIPLNLLIWSLVDHMIIRPRKAAEARAGTSASPAT is encoded by the coding sequence ATGAGCACGTTGAACGACAAGGAGACCCGCGAACCCGAAGTGACGACCGCGGCGGCGACGAAGCGGGTGGCGATCGTGCTGGCGTGGGCGTTCGTGACGCTCGTCGCGCTGTGGTTCTTCCCGGCGGTGAAGATGCTGCTGCTGGGCATCCTGGCAGCGGCCAGCGTCGCGGCGCTGCTGCACCCGCTGGCCGACCGGTTGCCCGTGCGCCGTGGGCTGGCGGCCCTCATCGTCGGGCTGGCATTTGTGGTCACGGCGGCGGGCGCGATGGGGACCATCGGGTGGCTGCTGGCGGGCCCGATCAAGCGCGAGGCGCAGAACTGGCCACAGACGCGCGAGCAGATCAACCAACACCTGGACAACTGGAGCGATCGCCTGAACCTCGATCAACCGCTCACGACCGACTTGCTGATCCGCCGGGCCGCCAGCTATATGGGCAGTGGCGACATGGCGGCGAGCATGGCCGATATCCTGCTGAAGGTGCTGATCGCGCTGGCGTTCATCTTCATCGGCTCGATCTACTTCCTGGCCGACCGCCACGACCGCCTGATCAACCCCGTGCTCCCCATGCTGCCCAAGCCGCGCCGCGCGCAGTTGTGCGACGCGGCCGCCGATTTGGGGCCGAAGCTGCGCTGGTGGTTGCTCGGGCTGCTGGTCAGCATGTCGCTGGTGGGCTTGGTGTCGGGCATCGGCTACACGATCGCCGGGCTGAAGTTCGCGCTGCCGTTGGCCTGCTTGTCAGCCGTGGCGGAAATCGTGCCGGTCATCGGGCCGTTGATCGCGTTCCTGGTGGCGTTGCTGTTCGCGTCGACCCAGGGCGCGACGCAGGTGGGCGGCGCCGTGGCGGTGTGGGGTGTGGTGCAGACGCTGGAGTCGTACGTGATCCTGCCGCTGGTGATGAAGCGCGCCGTGAAGATGCCGGCGATCGTGACGCTGTTCACGGTGATCTTCTGGAGCGAGGTATTCGGCCCCGCCGGGCTATTCATGGCGATCCCACTCAACCTGCTGATCTGGAGCCTGGTCGACCACATGATCATCCGCCCCCGCAAAGCCGCCGAGGCCCGCGCGGGCACATCGGCCAGCCCCGCGACGTGA
- a CDS encoding polysaccharide deacetylase family protein produces the protein MPDRVVSAEWTWKWTPATNAVAPQVEVAPFQYGKRWAYALEIDDGPKGTATVVQPLLAEFSYTDAPPGVSGGKSRPFVGGAALIVSSTGTGNSTGLTWDEVRTLRDQGWGIISHSYFHAGRSWGTPPEILTPEQFRNDLFWSQTVFATEVGDGRAPTHFVYPNGYTDYRSHLNEFGLRSGSRVGTKFPQDVYDAKLDPLDLGRTYLDTKPWESNGKGEPMHQFPKDGPKDGSAHIDFTHGIDADKESDAYKRWHTRLSTIANTYGSGGKDDVWVAPTGDIFDYVAARKAAKVDVDAGSVTVTLPDDLPGSRLTLRMTGVPAGATVPADSGAVLYRDGDTAWLTTPMIGLPGAPQPSPNVKRIYTGEIKDLTWDKPVSIAAVRLMQTGPVMENFELQIDAAHEGKSVSIIEDDQRKLSRAWGRWLLFSTVPNRDGVPATSLHVSPNKALKTMEVWAVEE, from the coding sequence ATGCCTGATCGTGTCGTATCGGCTGAATGGACCTGGAAGTGGACGCCCGCCACAAATGCGGTCGCGCCGCAGGTGGAGGTCGCACCATTCCAATACGGCAAGCGCTGGGCGTACGCGTTGGAGATCGACGACGGTCCCAAGGGCACGGCCACCGTTGTTCAGCCGTTGTTGGCGGAGTTTAGTTACACCGATGCGCCGCCGGGGGTTAGTGGCGGGAAGTCGCGGCCGTTCGTGGGTGGGGCGGCATTGATTGTGTCGTCGACGGGGACGGGGAACTCGACCGGATTGACGTGGGACGAGGTGCGCACGCTGCGCGATCAGGGGTGGGGCATCATCAGTCACAGCTATTTTCATGCGGGCCGGTCGTGGGGCACGCCGCCGGAGATTTTGACGCCCGAGCAGTTTCGGAACGACCTGTTCTGGAGCCAGACCGTCTTCGCGACGGAAGTGGGCGACGGCCGGGCGCCGACGCACTTCGTCTATCCCAACGGCTATACCGACTACCGAAGCCACTTGAACGAGTTCGGCCTGCGCTCCGGCAGTCGCGTGGGCACGAAGTTTCCGCAGGACGTGTACGACGCCAAGCTGGACCCGCTGGACCTTGGCCGCACGTACCTCGACACCAAGCCGTGGGAATCGAACGGCAAGGGCGAGCCGATGCACCAGTTTCCCAAGGACGGCCCGAAGGACGGCTCGGCCCACATCGATTTCACGCACGGCATTGACGCGGACAAGGAATCCGACGCCTACAAGCGCTGGCACACGCGCCTGTCGACGATCGCCAACACCTACGGCAGCGGCGGCAAGGACGACGTGTGGGTCGCGCCCACCGGCGACATCTTCGACTACGTCGCCGCCCGCAAGGCCGCGAAGGTCGACGTGGACGCCGGCAGCGTCACCGTCACCCTGCCCGACGATTTGCCCGGCAGCCGTCTCACGTTGCGCATGACCGGCGTGCCCGCGGGCGCCACCGTGCCGGCCGATAGCGGCGCGGTGCTGTATCGCGACGGCGACACGGCCTGGTTGACCACGCCCATGATCGGCTTGCCCGGCGCGCCGCAACCGTCGCCAAACGTGAAGCGGATCTACACCGGCGAGATCAAGGACCTGACGTGGGACAAGCCGGTCTCTATCGCTGCGGTGCGCCTGATGCAGACGGGCCCCGTGATGGAGAACTTCGAATTGCAGATCGACGCTGCCCACGAGGGTAAGTCCGTTTCCATCATAGAAGACGACCAACGCAAGCTCAGCCGCGCGTGGGGCCGATGGCTGCTCTTCTCGACCGTGCCCAACCGCGACGGGGTGCCCGCGACGTCGCTGCACGTCAGCCCGAACAAGGCGCTGAAGACGATGGAAGTCTGGGCGGTCGAAGAGTAG
- a CDS encoding type II secretion system protein, which produces MFTRSPNSGRRHGAFTLVELLVVIGIIAVLISILLPSLNKARRAAQLVACSSNLRQIGLAYTMYSTENRDWWPVFMVNASTTHSGTSIVGETARMCEGFALEMWLSKYTGKQKQWSSANAAKSVVGGIWLCPASGGSTGRGIHANGYQYSYNDTTVDKNTYAGLYYQERESKHYVDLDSSPTLPAANAVNRWKPSVYRSVQTQMPMQWCSMRLTGGAWTNKLNIESFHGVKSGRPTLFVDGHVTVLRSRNYAGPEDAMTNARSPFHAIRGDTNGDKFAVRE; this is translated from the coding sequence ATGTTCACACGTTCACCTAATTCTGGCCGCCGACATGGTGCATTCACGCTTGTTGAGTTGCTCGTCGTCATCGGCATTATTGCCGTCCTGATCAGCATCCTGCTCCCCTCGCTGAACAAGGCGCGTCGAGCGGCACAACTGGTGGCGTGCTCTAGTAACCTGCGTCAGATAGGCCTCGCATATACCATGTACTCGACCGAGAACAGGGACTGGTGGCCAGTGTTTATGGTGAACGCAAGTACCACGCACTCGGGTACCAGCATCGTTGGCGAGACCGCCCGCATGTGCGAAGGCTTCGCGCTTGAGATGTGGCTATCGAAGTACACGGGCAAGCAAAAGCAATGGTCGAGCGCTAACGCAGCCAAGAGCGTTGTAGGTGGCATTTGGCTCTGCCCAGCGTCCGGTGGGTCAACGGGCAGGGGAATTCACGCCAACGGTTACCAGTACTCGTACAATGATACTACGGTTGACAAGAACACATACGCGGGACTGTACTATCAGGAACGTGAAAGCAAGCATTACGTTGACCTTGACTCGAGTCCCACTCTTCCTGCCGCTAACGCTGTAAATCGTTGGAAGCCGAGTGTTTACCGCTCAGTGCAGACGCAAATGCCGATGCAGTGGTGTTCAATGCGTTTAACGGGAGGAGCTTGGACGAACAAACTGAACATCGAGAGTTTTCACGGCGTGAAGTCAGGGCGTCCAACGCTTTTCGTGGACGGCCACGTCACCGTACTTCGAAGCCGGAACTATGCAGGCCCTGAAGATGCTATGACGAATGCAAGAAGCCCCTTTCACGCAATCAGAGGTGACACCAATGGCGATAAGTTCGCCGTTCGAGAGTAG
- a CDS encoding prepilin-type N-terminal cleavage/methylation domain-containing protein: MFASLKGRTNGRRAFTLVELLVVIGIIALLISILLPSLNKARRAAQQVACLSNLRLIGMGFMQYAQDNKGWWPIKYNSEGNSIFTHEKYHLEMMLSPYTGKRLEWTDVAADQVVAGGIWICPSSPITTTTTNGRNKHYTGDSGHYREVNAYGGLWYHFRADSRFRLNGGLPDTNPSIAGSWRPMHYRKMQTQFPIQWCSTRGAPGTDGYNTRSWHFPGGRPTVFMDGHAGVLNNRFYKGDSQHIMSSNASPTVHSYYEISHPGANGGTFFGGGNRFAVKEN, translated from the coding sequence ATGTTCGCGTCACTCAAGGGTCGTACGAACGGGCGCCGCGCCTTTACGCTCGTTGAACTGCTGGTCGTCATCGGCATTATCGCTTTGCTGATCAGCATCCTGCTGCCCTCGCTGAACAAGGCCCGCCGGGCCGCCCAGCAGGTGGCCTGCCTGAGCAACCTGCGTCTGATCGGCATGGGGTTCATGCAGTACGCGCAAGACAACAAGGGGTGGTGGCCGATCAAGTACAACAGCGAGGGTAACAGCATTTTCACGCACGAGAAGTACCATCTGGAAATGATGTTGTCGCCCTATACGGGGAAGCGTCTCGAATGGACTGACGTCGCTGCCGACCAGGTCGTTGCGGGCGGGATCTGGATTTGCCCCTCTTCTCCGATAACGACAACGACTACAAATGGCCGAAACAAGCATTACACAGGCGATTCGGGCCATTACCGCGAGGTCAATGCCTATGGCGGCCTGTGGTATCATTTCCGAGCCGACAGCCGTTTCCGGCTAAACGGTGGTCTCCCCGATACGAATCCGTCGATCGCCGGGTCGTGGAGGCCTATGCATTATCGGAAAATGCAAACACAGTTTCCTATACAATGGTGTTCGACCCGGGGTGCGCCAGGAACGGATGGCTACAACACGCGCAGTTGGCACTTCCCCGGGGGTCGACCAACCGTTTTCATGGATGGCCACGCTGGCGTCCTGAACAATAGATTTTATAAGGGCGATTCTCAACACATCATGTCTAGCAACGCCTCTCCCACGGTTCATTCGTATTATGAAATCAGTCATCCGGGAGCAAACGGCGGCACCTTCTTTGGTGGTGGCAATCGCTTCGCGGTAAAGGAAAACTAA
- a CDS encoding LacI family DNA-binding transcriptional regulator: protein MAARSSPSIYDLADTLGVSASTVSRVLNQRGGIGEATRKRVLASAKKSGFRPRMTARQLTVAIVIDRHRFTTFGGFVPNLLSCIIETISKHDVAVELVTEHNLDRLDARLIDGVVAMAWDDATIELLRGLRGVPVVTLNRMDESEFSSVASDHRQHGEMAADYFASRGHRRIAMICEERSNWGTLQRYEGFVSRLQELGLPVDSDTVSFTDHQPMYGLLRRLATVAKPTALFVANESMGMEAMYILQQVLQVRVPQDISLLGMESDRVSQFLAPPLTAIAQPMMELAERSLEVLLKQVSEKQGPSHVILSNRLIERESVASVTPPTTAVVSPSR, encoded by the coding sequence ATGGCCGCTCGATCGTCACCATCCATCTACGACTTGGCGGACACGCTTGGCGTGTCCGCCAGCACCGTCAGCCGCGTCTTGAATCAGCGCGGTGGCATCGGGGAGGCCACGCGCAAACGCGTGCTGGCGTCGGCGAAGAAGTCGGGCTTTCGCCCGCGTATGACGGCGCGGCAGCTGACCGTCGCGATCGTCATCGATCGCCATCGTTTCACCACCTTCGGCGGGTTCGTGCCGAACCTGCTCAGCTGCATCATCGAGACGATCTCCAAGCACGACGTCGCCGTCGAACTCGTCACCGAACACAACCTCGACCGCCTGGACGCGCGCCTGATCGACGGCGTGGTCGCGATGGCGTGGGACGACGCCACGATCGAACTGCTGCGCGGTTTGCGCGGCGTGCCGGTCGTCACGCTCAACCGCATGGACGAGTCAGAGTTCTCCTCCGTCGCCAGCGACCACCGCCAGCACGGCGAGATGGCCGCCGACTACTTCGCCAGCCGCGGCCATCGCCGCATCGCGATGATCTGCGAGGAACGCAGCAACTGGGGCACACTGCAGCGGTACGAAGGCTTCGTCAGCCGCCTGCAGGAACTGGGCCTGCCGGTCGACAGCGACACGGTCTCGTTCACCGACCACCAGCCCATGTACGGCCTGCTTCGCCGCTTGGCGACGGTAGCAAAGCCCACGGCCCTTTTCGTGGCCAACGAGAGCATGGGCATGGAAGCGATGTACATCCTGCAACAAGTGTTGCAGGTGCGCGTGCCGCAGGACATCTCGCTGTTGGGCATGGAATCGGACCGCGTGTCGCAGTTCCTCGCGCCGCCGCTGACCGCCATCGCCCAACCCATGATGGAGCTGGCCGAGCGCTCGCTGGAGGTCCTGCTGAAGCAGGTCTCGGAAAAGCAGGGCCCTTCGCACGTCATTCTAAGTAATCGTCTGATCGAACGTGAATCGGTGGCGTCGGTGACGCCGCCGACCACTGCTGTTGTTTCGCCATCGCGATAG
- a CDS encoding alginate lyase family protein produces MASDGNPYYTRTALVVPSVFERLKERVRAGEITPASSAAYRQLLADAESLLPAPLLSVTQKQHVPPSGDKRDYFSLSVYYWPDPNSPTGLPYVPRDGMINPEVDDYDRPHLALVCTSVDTLATAYALGRDERFAAKAAAMLRTWFVDEQTRMNPNMLFAQYIPGENVTTPWKDYPARFVPGTGGRKGIWVSFGGVIEDHPLITLTDSIRMLRGSAAWTIADDEAVRHWYRAYADWLLTHQHGLDEAGCRNNHASWYWAGIAAFLQFVGDDDRVRQYSETYWPPRLQIQIEPDGSQPEELCRAISKSYTAFTICSFTNWAIAASACGFDAWAYATPDGRSVGKAIDWMLPYLTGQAQWTWRQVKPFDDESIIPPLVAAAEGLNRPVYREVASGLKAGAFEGRTRLLFGL; encoded by the coding sequence ATGGCCTCTGATGGCAACCCGTATTACACCCGCACCGCGTTGGTCGTACCGAGCGTGTTCGAACGGCTTAAGGAACGCGTGCGTGCGGGGGAAATCACGCCCGCGAGTTCGGCGGCGTATCGACAGTTGCTGGCCGACGCGGAGTCGTTGTTGCCGGCGCCGTTGCTATCGGTGACGCAGAAGCAGCACGTCCCACCTTCCGGCGACAAGCGCGACTACTTCAGCCTCAGCGTCTACTACTGGCCCGACCCTAACTCCCCCACCGGTCTGCCCTACGTGCCGCGCGACGGCATGATCAACCCTGAGGTCGACGACTACGACCGCCCGCACCTGGCGCTCGTGTGCACGTCGGTCGACACGCTCGCCACCGCCTACGCGCTCGGCCGCGACGAGCGCTTCGCGGCCAAGGCCGCCGCCATGCTGCGCACGTGGTTCGTCGACGAGCAGACGCGCATGAACCCGAACATGCTGTTCGCGCAGTACATCCCCGGCGAGAACGTCACCACGCCGTGGAAGGACTATCCGGCGCGCTTCGTGCCTGGCACCGGTGGCCGTAAGGGCATCTGGGTGTCGTTCGGCGGCGTGATCGAGGACCACCCGCTCATCACGCTCACCGATTCCATTCGCATGCTGCGCGGCTCAGCCGCCTGGACGATCGCCGACGACGAGGCCGTTCGCCACTGGTACCGCGCCTACGCCGACTGGCTGCTCACGCATCAGCACGGGCTCGACGAGGCCGGCTGTCGCAACAACCACGCGTCGTGGTACTGGGCCGGCATCGCCGCGTTCCTGCAGTTCGTGGGTGACGACGACCGCGTTAGGCAGTACAGCGAGACCTACTGGCCACCGCGTTTGCAGATCCAGATCGAGCCCGACGGTAGCCAGCCGGAAGAGCTCTGCCGGGCGATCTCCAAGAGCTACACGGCGTTCACGATCTGCTCGTTCACCAACTGGGCCATCGCTGCCAGCGCGTGCGGTTTCGACGCGTGGGCGTACGCCACGCCCGATGGCCGTTCGGTGGGCAAGGCGATCGACTGGATGCTCCCCTACCTCACCGGGCAGGCGCAGTGGACGTGGAGGCAGGTGAAGCCGTTCGATGACGAATCGATCATCCCCCCGCTGGTTGCCGCTGCCGAAGGCTTGAATCGACCGGTGTACCGCGAGGTGGCGTCGGGGCTGAAGGCTGGGGCGTTCGAGGGTCGCACGCGGCTGCTCTTCGGCCTGTGA
- a CDS encoding ion transporter — MKPEIDVSPADGKVQQAMFNIIFLHDRPARKAFDVVLLVMICFSVLAVLLESVPSLHERHGHTLLAIEWTFTILFTIEYVLRLACVKRPLRYAVSFYGIVDLLAILPTFVSLLFPGAQSLIVIRALRLLRVFRVLKLAHYTGEANSLAMAMRASRRKITVFIFSVAMIVLIVGAAMYLIEGPDSGFTSIPLSCYWAIVTLTTVGYGDIAPVTPLGRLLASALMLTGYGIIAVPTGIVTAELVAQDRRGPRGAVCPSCGLRNHDADAQFCKRCGQSLPT; from the coding sequence ATGAAGCCAGAAATCGACGTATCGCCGGCCGACGGGAAGGTCCAGCAGGCGATGTTCAACATCATTTTTCTGCACGATCGACCGGCCCGCAAGGCGTTCGACGTCGTGCTGCTGGTGATGATCTGCTTCAGCGTGCTGGCGGTGCTGCTGGAGAGCGTGCCATCGCTCCACGAGCGGCACGGTCACACGCTGCTGGCGATCGAGTGGACGTTCACGATCTTGTTCACGATCGAGTACGTGCTGCGCCTCGCCTGCGTCAAGCGGCCGCTGCGGTACGCGGTGAGCTTTTACGGCATTGTCGATCTGCTGGCGATCTTGCCGACCTTCGTCAGCCTGCTGTTTCCGGGGGCGCAGTCGCTGATCGTCATCCGCGCGCTGCGCTTGCTGCGTGTGTTCCGCGTGCTGAAGCTCGCTCACTACACCGGCGAAGCCAACTCGCTGGCCATGGCGATGCGCGCCAGCCGGCGGAAGATCACCGTCTTCATCTTCAGCGTCGCGATGATCGTGCTGATCGTCGGGGCGGCGATGTACCTGATCGAAGGGCCCGATAGCGGGTTCACCAGCATCCCCCTTAGCTGCTATTGGGCGATCGTGACCCTGACCACCGTGGGGTACGGCGACATCGCCCCGGTGACACCGCTGGGCCGGCTGCTGGCGTCGGCGCTGATGCTGACCGGCTACGGCATCATCGCTGTGCCGACCGGCATCGTGACCGCCGAACTAGTTGCCCAGGACCGCCGCGGCCCACGCGGCGCCGTGTGTCCCAGCTGCGGCCTGCGGAACCACGATGCCGACGCGCAATTCTGCAAGCGATGCGGGCAGTCGCTCCCCACGTAG